A stretch of Cyanobacterium sp. HL-69 DNA encodes these proteins:
- the spoIID gene encoding stage II sporulation protein D, with protein sequence MWKNLTLKLASKLGIIAFFWMILFSNSAQAALELRVMVRKSANSLPIGSSTTAVVKGGNGAVLGQVAARNSFNVRANGNNVNLGQWNSNRIWLEPTGDGVVWIGDKWYRGRVLLVKEGNGVTAINYVDMEDYLYSVVGAEAIPSWPQEALKAQAVAARSYALHQRNNSRNSLYDLDTTTRTQVYKGLSSEYTTTHQAVKATASQVMTYNGQVILAVFHSSSGGHTENVEDIWTSPLPYLRGVVDYDQTSPVFAWNKTVTPNQVSSALGGVGNIRSMVPEKTTPQGRVVSMRVVGDSNTRSVRGTDLRQALDLRSTLFRVSLGNGGVQVSGRGFGHGIGLSQWGTYYLAQNGINYQQILGHYYQNARLSRLQTR encoded by the coding sequence ATGTGGAAAAATTTGACCCTTAAATTAGCATCAAAACTAGGAATCATCGCCTTTTTCTGGATGATACTCTTTTCTAACTCCGCCCAAGCGGCCTTAGAATTAAGGGTAATGGTGCGTAAAAGTGCCAACAGTTTACCCATCGGAAGTTCGACAACCGCAGTGGTAAAAGGTGGCAATGGTGCAGTATTAGGGCAGGTAGCCGCTAGAAACTCTTTTAATGTTCGTGCCAATGGAAATAATGTTAATTTAGGGCAATGGAATTCTAATCGCATTTGGTTAGAACCCACAGGAGATGGGGTAGTATGGATTGGGGATAAATGGTATAGAGGTAGAGTTTTATTAGTTAAGGAAGGTAATGGAGTTACTGCCATTAACTATGTTGACATGGAAGATTATTTATATAGTGTGGTAGGGGCAGAAGCCATTCCCAGTTGGCCCCAAGAAGCCCTCAAAGCCCAAGCAGTGGCAGCCCGTAGTTATGCCCTCCATCAAAGAAATAACTCCCGTAACTCTTTGTATGACCTTGACACTACAACGAGGACTCAGGTATATAAAGGATTAAGTAGTGAATACACTACTACTCACCAAGCCGTTAAGGCAACAGCTAGTCAGGTAATGACTTATAACGGTCAAGTAATTTTAGCAGTATTTCATTCCTCTTCGGGAGGACATACGGAAAATGTGGAAGATATTTGGACTTCCCCCTTACCTTACCTTAGAGGGGTGGTAGATTATGATCAAACTTCTCCTGTATTTGCTTGGAATAAAACCGTTACTCCCAATCAAGTTAGTAGCGCTTTGGGGGGAGTGGGAAATATTCGCTCGATGGTGCCAGAAAAAACTACTCCTCAAGGTAGGGTGGTATCTATGCGAGTGGTGGGAGATTCTAACACCCGTAGTGTTAGGGGTACAGATTTAAGACAGGCTTTAGATTTGCGTAGCACTCTTTTCCGTGTTTCCCTTGGTAATGGGGGAGTACAAGTTTCGGGAAGAGGTTTTGGCCATGGTATCGGTTTAAGTCAATGGGGTACTTATTATTTGGCTCAAAATGGTATTAATTATCAACAAATTTTAGGTCATTATTATCAAAATGCCCGACTTTCTCGATTACAAACTAGATAA
- the nudF gene encoding ADP-ribose pyrophosphatase NudF yields the protein MSIIPELPQNLGSRLFFQGRKFQFEVNKLRLPNGVEGEWECIRHPGGALAVPITPEGKLVLVRQYRFAVKGRLFEFPAGTIEKGESPLSTIEREIEEETGYKAHQWQNLGKFPLAPGYSDEYIYAFLAQNLEQLPHPPNQDEDEDIEVVLMSPEELEEIIYRGSEVDAKSVTAYFLARRFLEQN from the coding sequence ATGTCAATAATACCAGAATTACCCCAAAATCTCGGCTCACGGCTATTTTTTCAAGGCAGAAAATTTCAATTTGAAGTAAATAAACTACGATTACCCAACGGCGTAGAAGGAGAATGGGAATGTATTCGTCACCCTGGGGGTGCATTAGCCGTCCCCATCACCCCAGAAGGTAAACTGGTATTAGTACGTCAATATCGCTTTGCCGTCAAAGGCAGACTTTTCGAGTTTCCTGCGGGTACCATCGAAAAAGGAGAAAGCCCCCTTTCCACCATTGAAAGAGAAATCGAAGAAGAAACAGGATATAAAGCCCACCAATGGCAAAACCTTGGTAAATTTCCCCTCGCCCCGGGTTATTCTGATGAATATATCTACGCTTTTCTTGCCCAAAATTTAGAGCAATTACCCCACCCTCCTAATCAAGATGAGGACGAAGATATTGAGGTTGTGTTAATGTCACCAGAAGAGTTAGAAGAAATTATCTATCGTGGGAGTGAAGTTGATGCCAAATCAGTCACCGCCTACTTTTTAGCCCGTCGTTTTTTAGAGCAAAATTGA
- the cyoE gene encoding protoheme IX farnesyltransferase cyoE — MIGTSLNSRNENFREVIKSYYLLTKPRIIPLLLITTAASMFIASEGDIDPFLLIITLLGGTLAAASAQTFNCIYDQDIDYEMKRTRKRPIPSGKVHPTHALIFGILLGVSSFTLLAVWVNLLSALLAVSGIVFYMLIYTHWLKRHTTQNIVIGGAAGAIPPLVGWAAVTGDLSWSAWAIFTLIFLWTPPHFWALALMISDDYAEVNVPMLPVVEGAEPTVKQIWVYTIITVVFSFVLVYPLHTSGLVYLISAIALGGLFIAKAWELQEKPEDKDRAKSMFKYSILYMMLLCTGMVVDSLI, encoded by the coding sequence ATGATTGGAACAAGTTTAAACTCTCGCAACGAAAATTTTAGGGAAGTAATTAAAAGTTATTATCTGCTTACAAAACCACGGATTATTCCTCTACTGTTAATAACTACTGCCGCTTCAATGTTTATCGCCTCCGAAGGAGATATTGACCCATTTTTATTGATAATTACCCTCTTGGGAGGTACTCTGGCAGCGGCATCCGCTCAAACCTTTAATTGCATATATGATCAAGATATTGATTATGAAATGAAGCGCACCCGTAAGCGCCCTATTCCTTCAGGAAAAGTTCATCCCACCCATGCCCTTATATTTGGTATTTTACTTGGTGTGTCATCTTTCACTCTCCTTGCTGTGTGGGTAAATCTTCTCTCTGCCCTCTTGGCAGTATCTGGCATTGTTTTTTATATGCTCATCTATACCCATTGGCTAAAACGTCATACTACCCAAAATATCGTCATTGGTGGTGCTGCAGGTGCTATTCCTCCCCTAGTAGGCTGGGCAGCGGTAACGGGAGATTTGAGTTGGAGTGCATGGGCAATTTTTACCCTCATCTTTTTATGGACTCCTCCTCATTTTTGGGCTTTGGCTTTGATGATTAGCGATGATTATGCGGAGGTAAATGTGCCGATGTTGCCTGTGGTAGAAGGAGCAGAACCTACTGTTAAACAAATTTGGGTATATACTATCATTACGGTGGTATTTAGTTTTGTTCTGGTTTATCCTCTGCATACCTCTGGATTAGTATATCTTATAAGTGCGATCGCACTGGGTGGTTTATTTATCGCCAAAGCATGGGAATTACAAGAAAAACCAGAAGATAAGGATAGAGCAAAATCTATGTTTAAATACTCTATTCTTTATATGATGTTGCTATGTACAGGCATGGTAGTTGATAGCCTAATTTAA
- the mdh gene encoding malate dehydrogenase Mdh: MAESIYLSSCNKLAKVSIIGAGNVGRTLAQRLIERNLADVCLLDIVEGLPQGIALDLTEAQGLQYHHCEIMGTNDYADTKDSDIVVITAGIARKPGMNRDDLLKINAKIVIEATQKSLHHSPNAVYVVVTNPLDVMAYLVWKISDVPFHRVMGMAGVLDSARLETFIAFELGVSIHDVQGMVLGGHGDLMLPIPRYCTVSGIPITELLSPETIDKLIQRTRDGGAEIVRLLKTGSAYYAPASSACYMIESILFNQSRLLTAAVYLQGQYGLEDLFLGVPCRVGCKGIEQILEINLTPEEKEILQKSGQSVRDSINIALKFL, from the coding sequence ATGGCAGAATCCATCTATCTCTCATCCTGCAACAAACTAGCCAAGGTTTCCATTATCGGTGCAGGAAATGTGGGGCGTACCCTTGCCCAACGACTCATCGAAAGAAATTTGGCAGATGTTTGTTTACTCGATATTGTCGAAGGTTTGCCCCAAGGCATTGCCCTTGATTTAACTGAAGCCCAAGGTTTACAATATCACCACTGCGAAATTATGGGTACTAACGACTATGCAGATACCAAAGACTCCGATATTGTAGTTATTACCGCAGGAATTGCCCGAAAACCAGGGATGAATAGAGATGATTTATTAAAAATAAATGCCAAAATAGTAATCGAAGCCACCCAAAAATCTCTCCATCATTCCCCCAACGCTGTTTATGTAGTAGTTACCAATCCTCTGGATGTCATGGCTTATTTAGTTTGGAAAATCAGTGATGTGCCTTTTCACAGAGTGATGGGTATGGCAGGGGTGTTGGATTCTGCAAGGCTAGAAACCTTTATCGCTTTTGAATTGGGGGTATCCATTCACGATGTGCAAGGAATGGTATTAGGAGGACATGGGGATTTAATGTTGCCTATTCCTAGATATTGTACCGTGAGTGGCATTCCTATCACCGAATTATTATCACCAGAAACCATTGATAAACTAATTCAACGTACAAGGGATGGAGGTGCAGAAATTGTCCGCCTTCTCAAAACGGGTAGTGCTTATTATGCCCCTGCTTCTTCGGCTTGTTATATGATTGAGTCTATTTTGTTTAATCAGTCTCGGTTATTGACTGCCGCGGTTTATTTACAAGGGCAGTATGGTTTAGAGGATTTATTTTTGGGTGTGCCTTGTCGGGTGGGTTGTAAAGGTATTGAGCAAATTTTGGAAATTAATTTAACCCCTGAAGAAAAGGAAATTTTGCAAAAGTCTGGTCAATCTGTTCGTGATAGTATCAATATCGCTTTAAAGTTTTTGTAG
- a CDS encoding putative hydrolase of the HAD superfamily has product MMKPQVIFLDAVGTLFGVKNNVGWAYTEISRKHGGDYDSELVNQSFYQCFKDSSPLSFDTQEEALVKSLEFDWWKQIAKNTFESLDLLDNFSNFDDFFVELYKHFATEKPWYIYDDVIANLNLWKKEGVELAIISNFDTRIFSVLDSLDLSQYFSSITISSLSGVAKPHPDIFIKALNNYNCPPENAWYIGDSKKEDYWGAKAVGMKSFWLSRE; this is encoded by the coding sequence ATGATGAAACCACAAGTAATATTTTTAGATGCCGTCGGCACTCTTTTTGGGGTGAAAAATAATGTTGGTTGGGCTTATACTGAAATATCGAGAAAACATGGGGGTGACTATGACAGCGAGTTAGTTAATCAATCTTTTTATCAATGTTTTAAAGATTCTTCCCCTCTTTCTTTTGATACCCAAGAAGAAGCCCTAGTAAAATCCCTTGAGTTTGATTGGTGGAAACAAATCGCTAAAAATACTTTTGAATCTTTAGATTTACTAGATAATTTTAGTAATTTTGATGATTTTTTTGTGGAGTTATATAAACACTTTGCCACTGAGAAACCTTGGTATATTTATGATGATGTAATAGCCAATTTAAATTTATGGAAAAAAGAAGGGGTTGAACTAGCTATTATTTCTAATTTTGATACTCGTATTTTTTCGGTTTTAGACAGTCTTGATTTAAGTCAATATTTTTCTAGTATTACCATCTCATCCTTGTCAGGAGTCGCTAAACCTCACCCAGATATTTTTATTAAAGCACTCAATAATTATAATTGTCCTCCTGAAAATGCTTGGTATATTGGGGATAGTAAAAAAGAAGATTATTGGGGAGCAAAAGCTGTGGGAATGAAGTCTTTTTGGTTATCCAGAGAGTAA
- a CDS encoding Pyruvate/2-oxoglutarate dehydrogenase complex, dihydrolipoamide dehydrogenase (E3) component, and re — MAGKIKKGTYVKAVREKLENSLEAKASDSRFPSYIFESKGEILDLNDEYALVKFYTPTPNVWFRLDHLEIVE; from the coding sequence ATGGCAGGTAAAATAAAAAAAGGAACCTACGTTAAAGCCGTCAGAGAAAAACTAGAAAACAGTCTCGAAGCCAAAGCCAGTGATAGCCGTTTTCCTAGCTACATATTTGAAAGCAAAGGAGAAATCCTTGACTTAAACGATGAATATGCCCTAGTAAAATTTTACACCCCTACCCCTAACGTTTGGTTTCGTCTCGATCACTTAGAGATAGTAGAATAG
- the lpxB gene encoding lipid-A-disaccharide synthase LpxB, with product MRIFISTGEVSGDLQGGILTESLLRLGKSLGMEMEISGLGGQKMAQAGVHLIGDTTAIGSVGLLESLPFIIPTWRVQRLAKKHLRENVPDVVVLIDYLGPNLTIGSFLKENFPDIPVIWYIAPQFWVWTPMEQNVNQLVSVTDRLLAIFPEEAKFYEEKGVSSTYVGHPLVEKFTDNLSRDEARSRIGLKSDERAIALIPASRKQELKYLLPVMLETAQEVQNQVEKVKFFLPVSLPQYRPQIESMINKSGLDITLYDGDSLELFPALDLAITKSGTVNLELALLKIPQVVIYKVNPFTIWVGRTFLKFSIPHMSMANLVLMENIVPELLQEEATVSNIVQESLDLLLNGDRQKLLQTNYQRIIDSLNQYNPDISATQRVAQEIINITKK from the coding sequence ATGCGCATATTTATCAGTACGGGGGAAGTGTCGGGAGATTTACAGGGGGGGATTTTGACTGAGTCTTTGTTACGGTTGGGTAAATCTTTGGGAATGGAGATGGAGATAAGCGGTTTGGGGGGGCAAAAAATGGCTCAGGCGGGGGTACATTTGATTGGGGATACCACGGCAATTGGCTCGGTGGGTTTGTTGGAATCTCTACCTTTTATCATTCCTACTTGGCGGGTACAACGGTTGGCGAAAAAACATTTGCGGGAAAATGTGCCTGATGTGGTGGTGTTGATTGATTATTTGGGGCCTAATTTAACTATTGGTTCTTTTTTGAAGGAGAATTTTCCTGATATTCCTGTTATTTGGTACATTGCACCACAGTTTTGGGTATGGACTCCCATGGAACAAAATGTTAATCAATTAGTCAGTGTAACTGATAGGCTATTGGCTATTTTTCCTGAAGAGGCAAAGTTTTACGAGGAAAAGGGGGTTTCGAGTACCTATGTAGGTCATCCTTTGGTGGAAAAGTTTACGGATAATCTTTCTCGAGATGAGGCTAGAAGCAGGATAGGGCTTAAATCTGACGAAAGGGCGATCGCCCTTATCCCTGCATCGAGAAAACAGGAGTTAAAATATCTGTTACCTGTGATGCTAGAAACAGCCCAAGAAGTTCAAAACCAAGTAGAGAAAGTTAAATTCTTTTTGCCTGTATCCCTACCCCAATATCGTCCTCAGATAGAGTCGATGATCAATAAATCGGGGTTAGATATTACCCTCTATGATGGGGATAGTTTGGAGTTATTTCCTGCCCTTGATTTAGCCATTACTAAGTCTGGCACGGTAAATTTAGAATTAGCTTTATTAAAAATTCCGCAGGTGGTGATTTATAAAGTAAATCCTTTTACTATTTGGGTAGGTAGAACATTTTTAAAATTTTCTATTCCTCATATGTCCATGGCAAACTTAGTTTTGATGGAGAATATTGTACCTGAATTGTTACAAGAAGAAGCTACCGTCAGTAATATTGTTCAAGAATCCCTTGATTTATTACTAAATGGCGATCGCCAAAAACTTCTACAAACTAACTATCAAAGAATCATCGACAGCTTAAACCAATACAATCCAGATATATCAGCCACCCAAAGAGTCGCCCAAGAAATTATTAACATTACCAAAAAATAA
- the ctaA gene encoding cytochrome c oxidase assembly protein subunit CtaA, with protein MTESILYTSIPRSAQPSKPIKWVLWLVWKMAIATLLLMAIGVATRVMNAGLACPDWPLCYGQVVPTKQMNLQVFLEWFHRLDASFIGLSAIALTGLSWWKKSALPRWLPWASTFALGLIVFQGILGGLTVTQLLRFDIVTAHLGTALLFFATLVFIGSKISPYQGTATVGNLKGMSIIASILVYVQCILGGLVASQWAAHQCLAGGQLCFVMNSHIIGIFPPTIVTLLVIIFSWRTPALAVKLRNLAKIISLLLVSQILLGVATFYLHLQVEPLTIAHHTIGAALFGSLVSFSVFASRDSEVSYQ; from the coding sequence ATGACGGAATCTATTTTATATACATCAATCCCCCGATCTGCACAACCTAGCAAACCGATAAAATGGGTGTTATGGTTAGTGTGGAAAATGGCGATCGCAACTTTGCTTTTAATGGCTATTGGGGTAGCTACCAGAGTAATGAATGCAGGGTTAGCCTGTCCAGATTGGCCCCTTTGTTATGGGCAGGTAGTACCCACCAAACAGATGAATTTACAGGTATTCCTAGAGTGGTTTCATCGCCTAGATGCGTCATTTATCGGGCTAAGTGCGATCGCCCTTACAGGATTATCATGGTGGAAAAAATCAGCCCTACCCCGTTGGCTACCATGGGCATCCACTTTCGCCCTCGGCTTAATCGTCTTCCAAGGAATATTAGGGGGATTAACCGTCACTCAGCTACTTAGATTTGACATTGTCACCGCCCATCTAGGCACAGCCCTATTATTTTTTGCCACCCTTGTATTTATCGGTAGTAAAATCAGCCCCTACCAAGGTACAGCCACCGTGGGCAACCTCAAGGGCATGAGTATTATTGCCAGTATCCTTGTGTATGTTCAATGTATTTTAGGGGGTTTAGTAGCCAGTCAGTGGGCAGCCCATCAATGTTTGGCAGGAGGGCAACTCTGTTTTGTCATGAATAGTCACATCATCGGGATATTTCCCCCCACCATTGTCACCCTCTTAGTAATCATTTTCTCTTGGCGTACCCCTGCTTTGGCAGTAAAACTGAGAAACCTGGCCAAGATTATCTCCCTATTGCTGGTGAGTCAAATTCTTTTGGGGGTAGCAACCTTTTATCTTCACCTTCAAGTAGAGCCACTAACCATCGCTCATCATACCATCGGAGCGGCCTTGTTTGGCAGCTTAGTATCTTTTAGTGTGTTTGCCAGTAGAGATTCAGAAGTAAGCTATCAATAA
- the ndhO gene encoding NAD(P)H-quinone oxidoreductase subunit NdhO — protein sequence MNQKAQLSLEQQFNLRSFETQVAQMSREQARDFLIKLYEQMLVRENMYKDVLKHQWGLE from the coding sequence ATGAACCAAAAAGCACAACTATCCCTAGAACAACAATTTAATCTACGTTCATTTGAAACTCAGGTTGCTCAAATGAGTAGGGAACAAGCTAGAGATTTTTTAATCAAACTCTATGAACAAATGCTCGTTAGGGAAAATATGTATAAAGACGTACTCAAGCACCAGTGGGGCTTAGAGTAA
- the rpsO gene encoding ribosomal protein S15 encodes MSLTQEKKQEIIGQFQAHETDTGSSSLQVALLSSRISQLTEHLKVNKKDHSSRRGLLKIIGKRKRLLGYIKRKDPQGYQDLIKKLGIRG; translated from the coding sequence ATGAGTTTAACCCAAGAGAAAAAACAAGAAATCATCGGTCAATTTCAAGCCCATGAAACCGATACAGGATCTTCTAGTTTACAAGTTGCCCTTCTAAGCTCCAGAATTTCCCAATTAACCGAACATTTAAAGGTTAATAAAAAAGATCACTCCTCCCGTCGTGGTCTTCTAAAAATCATTGGTAAACGGAAACGTTTGTTAGGATATATCAAGAGAAAAGATCCCCAAGGATACCAAGATTTAATCAAAAAGTTAGGTATTCGTGGTTAA
- a CDS encoding TldE/PmbA family protein, Beta/Gamma-proteobacterial subgroup: MTTISPLQDWETSFDYLCTALIGQLANDQYLVFELTAENSHFVRFNNAKVRQTGIVVDGLVSMKMIAEGRIAYADFPLTGDKEIDLSVAQESFDYLRAEIFELPPDPYIVLPSNQGSSHEVYEGSLLHPDEAVNHILPVVQGLDFTGLYASGSLIRANYNSLGQKHWFATESFFVDYSLINGRDKAIKGCYSGRSWDDELFRKHIEGERVLLQRLDLPIHEVLPNSYGTYLAPAAVADLLHMFSWGAIGEASIRQGGSFLSAMRDKGKSLSPMFSLQENFAGGSVPRFNNFGEISPLCLPLFQGGKLVNTLINSRTAKEYGLRENGANGGETLRSPEILAGNLKSENILSAIGTGLYISNLHYLNWSDRPSGRVTGMTRYGCFWVENGKIVATIKDLRFDDFMSQIFGDNLVDLTDFQEFIPNIGTYGNRSLGGSLLPGILLKAFTFTL, from the coding sequence ATGACCACAATATCTCCTCTTCAGGATTGGGAAACGTCTTTTGATTATCTCTGCACTGCTTTAATAGGGCAATTGGCAAATGACCAATATTTGGTTTTTGAGTTGACGGCAGAAAATAGTCATTTTGTTCGTTTTAATAATGCTAAGGTGAGACAGACAGGAATTGTGGTGGATGGGCTGGTGTCCATGAAGATGATTGCGGAGGGGAGAATTGCTTATGCTGATTTTCCTTTGACGGGAGATAAGGAGATTGATTTATCTGTTGCCCAAGAATCTTTTGATTATTTACGGGCAGAAATTTTTGAACTTCCTCCAGACCCTTATATTGTGTTACCTTCTAATCAAGGTTCTTCCCATGAGGTATATGAGGGAAGTTTACTTCATCCTGATGAGGCGGTGAATCATATCTTACCAGTGGTGCAGGGATTGGATTTTACGGGGCTTTATGCGTCGGGGAGTTTGATTCGGGCAAATTATAATTCTTTGGGGCAAAAACATTGGTTTGCTACGGAGTCTTTTTTTGTGGACTATTCTTTGATTAATGGAAGGGATAAGGCGATTAAGGGTTGTTATTCGGGGCGTAGTTGGGATGATGAGCTTTTTCGGAAGCACATTGAGGGGGAAAGGGTTTTATTGCAACGATTGGATTTACCTATTCATGAGGTTTTACCTAATTCTTATGGCACTTATCTCGCCCCTGCGGCAGTTGCTGATTTGTTACATATGTTTTCTTGGGGGGCTATAGGAGAGGCTTCTATTCGTCAGGGGGGTAGTTTTTTGTCTGCCATGAGGGATAAGGGGAAAAGTTTATCTCCGATGTTTAGTTTGCAGGAAAATTTTGCGGGGGGTAGTGTGCCTCGGTTTAATAATTTTGGGGAAATTTCTCCTTTATGTTTGCCTTTATTTCAAGGGGGAAAATTGGTCAATACTCTAATTAATAGTCGTACGGCGAAGGAGTATGGCTTGAGGGAAAATGGAGCGAATGGGGGTGAAACGTTGCGATCGCCCGAAATACTAGCAGGAAACCTTAAATCGGAGAATATTTTATCTGCCATAGGTACAGGATTATATATTTCTAATTTACACTATCTTAATTGGAGCGATCGCCCTAGTGGTAGAGTAACGGGCATGACTCGTTATGGTTGTTTTTGGGTAGAAAATGGCAAAATAGTCGCAACTATCAAAGATTTACGATTTGATGATTTTATGAGCCAAATTTTTGGCGATAATCTCGTTGATTTAACTGATTTTCAAGAGTTTATTCCTAATATTGGCACTTACGGAAATCGCTCTCTTGGTGGTAGTCTTCTACCCGGTATCTTATTAAAAGCCTTTACTTTTACTCTTTAG
- the mutL gene encoding DNA mismatch repair protein MutL — protein MLIQKLPIDVIKLIAAGEVIDSLTAVVRELAENSLDAGAGRIVVSLKPELWMIQVADNGKGMDRDDLLLCTEAHTTSKIRDTKDLHHINTLGFRGEALHSIAQLADVKIASRVADDCGYQVFCHDNHCSAITPVAIASGTIITVENLFRNILLRRQATPPFKQQIKQIQVLIGQLALCHPHVTWQLFVNDKLILYINGNEQIKKVFSQLSKTINYNDLTYQQITVNTPTENNQSSLDIVLGLPDRLSRPRPDWVKIGLNGRVVKSPELESAIYSAFHRTLGRDRFPIIFIHLRTSPQQIDWNRHPAKAEIYLHNIDFWQEQIKSAINNIFRITDNNINQQIENKRIENIFKVAENQTLYQIEKQEIKQPQEKALGLIDLQVIAQSRNTYIVTEHSQGMWLIEQHIVHERILYEQLQDNWQLIPLPQPIILENLLPKQLEQLINLQLDIESFGENLWAVRNIPQMLAQRDDTQEALMELSWGADVDSAMVAVACRSAIRNGTKLTINQMQDIVDTWKMTRNPHTCPHGRPIYLSLEESSLYRFFRRHWVLGKSHGI, from the coding sequence ATGCTAATCCAAAAACTTCCTATCGATGTCATAAAATTAATTGCGGCGGGGGAGGTGATAGACTCCTTGACGGCGGTGGTAAGAGAGTTGGCGGAAAATAGTTTGGATGCGGGGGCTGGGCGTATTGTTGTTAGTCTTAAGCCTGAGTTGTGGATGATTCAGGTGGCGGATAATGGCAAAGGTATGGATAGGGATGATTTGTTACTTTGTACTGAAGCTCACACCACCAGCAAGATAAGGGATACCAAGGATTTACACCACATCAATACCCTTGGTTTTCGGGGGGAGGCTTTACATAGCATCGCCCAGCTAGCGGATGTGAAAATTGCTAGTCGGGTGGCGGATGATTGTGGTTATCAAGTTTTTTGCCATGATAATCATTGTAGTGCGATTACTCCCGTTGCGATCGCCTCAGGCACCATAATCACGGTAGAAAATCTTTTTAGAAATATTCTTCTCCGTCGTCAGGCAACACCCCCTTTTAAACAACAAATAAAACAAATTCAAGTCTTAATTGGGCAACTTGCCCTCTGTCATCCCCATGTAACTTGGCAACTATTTGTGAATGATAAATTGATACTCTATATTAATGGAAATGAACAAATAAAAAAAGTATTTTCTCAACTGTCTAAAACTATTAACTATAACGATCTAACTTATCAACAAATAACAGTAAATACCCCCACCGAAAATAATCAGTCTTCCCTTGATATAGTTCTCGGATTACCCGATCGCCTTTCGCGCCCTCGCCCCGATTGGGTTAAAATAGGATTAAATGGCAGAGTAGTAAAATCTCCTGAACTAGAATCAGCAATCTATTCAGCTTTTCATCGTACCCTAGGGCGCGATCGTTTTCCCATTATTTTTATCCATCTCAGAACTTCCCCCCAACAAATAGACTGGAATCGACACCCCGCCAAAGCAGAAATTTATCTACATAATATTGACTTTTGGCAAGAGCAAATTAAATCAGCTATCAACAATATTTTTAGAATAACTGACAATAACATCAATCAGCAAATAGAAAATAAAAGAATAGAAAATATATTCAAAGTTGCTGAAAATCAAACCCTTTATCAAATCGAAAAACAAGAAATAAAACAACCCCAAGAAAAAGCTCTTGGCTTAATCGATTTACAAGTAATTGCCCAATCAAGAAACACCTATATAGTAACTGAACATAGCCAAGGAATGTGGTTAATAGAACAACATATCGTCCATGAAAGAATACTATACGAACAATTGCAAGATAACTGGCAACTAATTCCCCTCCCTCAACCCATTATCCTCGAAAACCTTTTACCCAAACAACTTGAACAATTAATTAACCTACAATTAGACATTGAAAGTTTTGGAGAAAACTTGTGGGCAGTGCGTAATATTCCTCAGATGTTAGCCCAACGAGATGACACCCAAGAAGCCCTTATGGAGTTGAGTTGGGGTGCTGATGTAGATAGTGCCATGGTTGCTGTTGCCTGTCGCAGTGCTATTCGCAATGGTACAAAATTGACTATTAATCAGATGCAAGACATCGTTGATACATGGAAAATGACGAGAAATCCCCACACTTGCCCTCACGGACGCCCTATTTATCTATCCTTAGAAGAATCATCCCTATATCGTTTTTTCCGCCGTCATTGGGTATTGGGTAAAAGCCACGGCATCTAG